TTACCAGCATATTCAGGTGCAAGGTAACCAAAGGTTCCAGCTAGTCTTGTCGCAACAGAATGTTCTCTGTCCGGAGCAAGTTTCACCAGCCCAAAATCAGAAACCTTTGCGTGAAAATCATCACCTAGAAGAATGTTAGATGATTTGAGATCTCGGTGAATAAATGTCTGTCGAGCCAAACTATGAAGATATTCCACCCCCCTCGCAACATCCAGTGCAATGCTCAATCTTCTCATCCAAGATAGAGGTTCCAAGTTCAGTTTCTTCCAATGAAAAAGATGCATACTTAAAGCACCTTGAGGCATGTATTCATAAACAAGAAGTCTCTCGTTGCCTTCAATAGAATACCCTAGGAGAGAAACCAGATGTCGATGCCGTACTTTAGAAAGAACGGCAATCTCAGCCTGAAACTCATCCCCAGCTTTACTGCCCATCACCCCGGCCTCCATTCTCTTGACAGCTATTTTTGTCCCATCTTCCAATTCACCCTTGTAGACAATGCCAAATCCACCAGAGCCAAGCTGATTCTTTTGGGCAAAGTTATCTGTCACCTTGCGAAGAACTTGGACAGATATAGCCACATTTCCAGACTCAACCAAAGAAGAATTTTCTGTCAGATTACTGGTATTACTGACGGAACTAATTCCGGTTTGAGTGGACAAGCTTCTGATGGTGTTATTGGAAAATGCAATCTTAACAATATTTTCTGGATCAGACGGATCTCTAGGATGAACCACAATGGAACTAGGAGGATTTGAGGCCTCCTTTCTCTTCTTAAAGCAACAATATAGACACAAAGCAATCAACACGATAGTCAACAATGAACCGGCAAAAATTCCACCCACAGTTACCAGTTTGGTTCTTTGATTTGTGTTCGAGATTGATGTTGGAGAAGGTGGACTGAAAGGCATAGTGGATGGCGAAGGCGGTGCACTGCCTCGTGGAGGATTCTCTGGTGGAGTAAAACTCACTGCAGGAGGGCTGCTAGCAGAGGAGGGGGGTTGGTGCGTCTGATTCCCACCATCCAGAAGAGGATTTCCATCAACAACAAGCTTCACACTATTCCGAAACTTGGGCAATGGAGGACCAAGGTTGTTTCCACTAACATCCAACAATCTCAGAGAGTTCAAATTCGTGAAATTGCTAGGAATTGTGCCCTTTATACTGTTTCCTCCAAGATCAATTTCAATCAGTGAATCTAATCTTGCAATTGATGGACTAAGAGTGCCAGTAAGATTATGCCTAAGCAGATTTATGACAGAAACCTTTGACTTAGAATCACAATTCAATCCCAACCATGATCCTTGACATGGATCATTACCAGACCACTGAGAAGTAAGGATTGAAGGATAATTCACACCACCAAGAAAGTCCAAAAGGGCATTAACTTCTGGGGCACATTCCACACCAGGTTTAGATTGACAAAAAGGATTGGATTCATAAGAAACCTTACCAGCCTTGAAATTCGGCACTGGACCCATCAGTTGATTATTGCTCAAGTCCAAATTATCCAGCGGCATATCTGCCAAGCTCTGAGGAACCAAACCAACGAGCTTATTCCCGTTGAGATTAAGATCTCTCAACAAAGACAAATCCCCAATGTTCTCAGGTATTGTTCCAGTGAAAGAATTCCCATGAAGCCATAGTTGGGACAGTGATGTCATGCTTGCAATAACATCAATCGGACCACTCATGCCACCTCCTTCTTGATTATTCAACAGCAGAGTAGAcatcaaagatttctcaaaactCGCAGGAATTTCACCAGATAATCTATTATAAGAAAGTCTTAGATTACTAAGAGATTGCATGCTGCCAAGAAAATCAGGCAATGAACCAGCCAAATTGCTTGAAGACGCTGAAAGATTTGTTAACTGAACAGAATCTGCTAACTCACTGGGAAGAGACCATCCAGTACTCTCATTCAAAGGATTGCTATCCAAAGCCAAAACCCTTAAGCTACTAAGTCCAACAAAGAAATCAGATGGGATTGTATCAAAATTATTGTAATCCAAGAAAGCAAATTCTAATTCAGATAATCCTTTAAAGGTGGGGAGTTTTCCAGTGAAATTGTTTCTCTGGAGGCCTATATTGTAAAGCTTTGAGAGCTGGTTAAAATTTTGCGGGAGGGGTCCTTTAAGACCCATACTTTGGACCTGAATTTGTGTGACTCTGCCATCAGAACAAAAAACATGAGGCCATAAAGGAGGGCCACAAGGATCATCACCATTGGCAGGCCATTTGAGAAGCTCTGGATTCTCCAACCCCTTCTGGAAATCTAACAAGATCTTAAGGTCATTAGGATCTGTAACACTATACCCCAATGTGACACAacccaacaacaacaaaaaaaacaacaggtTGCAAAGCTTCATACTTTCACCGCCTATTACCAAATCAACATACCAAAAGAATGAAACTAACCCTCCCAATGTACCTTAAAATCCCACATAAAAACTAGGACTTTCACGTGTCAATGACCATAAAAGGGTGTAAACAACAAGACCCAGATGCAggaaaaaagatttatatcaAAGTTTTTGAAGAACAAGAAGTGAAAGTTGGAAAGGATGAGATTTTGAAGGAGATTGGAGAGGACCTAGAAGAGGAAATTGCGACTAACAGAGGTGGAGACAAAGACAGGAACATGCAGATCATCATATAGTACTTTTAAGGTTTTTGTTTAACTAAATCTTTGAACACTCAAACCCTAAAAGTTCAAGGAGTGCACCCCAACGACTGTGTCTCTCTCCCCAACCCCTCTCTCTTCTATCTATCTTTTCTTAACTTTGTAAgtcataataatttatattatattattgttaataagggaagaagaaaataatttatattatattattgtaaaGAAGAAATGTGTCATCACAAAATCCAGTTGAATgataaaaggaaaggaaaggcaTTTTGGATTATCAGGATAATGATAATTACTGTCCATATTAAAATCTTTCTCTAATTTATTGGATTCAAATTTggaaataatatcttaaaaatatattaaaatacttttaacgcACAAAGTAAATACAAAGAATGTAATCTTAAAGCTTTACAAAAACAAGATAATATTTggttattatttcaatataaaaaaaagaaaaaaaaaaacatgttttggaTATAAAGATTTACTCTAAAACTaatttaaacaataatatatatttttttcatttctccagttaaaacaattaattatacaaGTATGTTTACATGTGGGCCCTGGTTGATTTTCCTGGGGCTGATGCAGGTCCTGTGATGTCGGTAAGGGATGGTTTAGATTTGGAAATCTCTCGGGATTATTATTGATGAGGTGAGGAGTGGGCCAAGCCAGATTTGGCGGACTCGACTGCGGTGGTCTAATGATGGCCGCCACATTGATCGCCTCCCTTTGTTTTGGTGATCGCGGCGGCCTCCTCGTGTTCAGGCATTTTTAAGCTTCCACCTTTGACTGCCAAACAAGACTTTGTCGTGTCTTTTGGTTGCCAACGCCATTCTATTTTATTCACTTTATTCTTTGCTGCTGCATAATTGGAGGGATTCTTTTTTATCGCAGAGTGTTTAATCTATCTAAGAGgtatttctaagaaaaaataatccaaattccTATATCAataagatttaatatttttttaaaaaaaattattcccaTTCTATCTGTAGGTTTCTTAAGAAATGAGTGTTCATTGGGGGTATTGTAGTAAAATACATAATACCCCCATATGATCCATAAGAATATTGGATGGTTGAAAGGAAATAGGGAGCATGAGACCCCATATGCTAGATAAAAGGTGGAAGCAACCTCCTCTTTGTGATTTTTAATGGAGGAAAACATTGAATTATTCATGTGTTCATGAGAATggatctctttctctctcttttttttttttaatatataggtGTTCGGATCAGCTTGCATTTACTTCGATTacttttataagtttaaaattaataatcatataaatctctattaattttaatatttatagaaCTCAAACCGgtaatttctaaaaacaaatttaaaactagATTAATTTAGTTAGctactttctcttttcttgatAGAACGGAGAAGGAATCATCACTTTGAATCCGTGATCACAGCTAATAAAATCTTGCAACCTGCAGTTCCAAAGGTTAAGCGTAGCTTATCTTTTGAATTTGTAATTTGGCATCCTAGGCAACTTTTGAACATGTCATAGAAAgtatttttatggtatttatTTTGTGATCCttaattagtttgattttttatattgacatAAAAGTGAAAGATTGCGTAAATAATATATGCATGCATGGAGTTATTATCATTTTTCACATCACTAATTATTTCACTCCATATGATCCAT
This genomic interval from Populus alba chromosome 1, ASM523922v2, whole genome shotgun sequence contains the following:
- the LOC118046960 gene encoding receptor-like kinase TMK4: MKLCNLLFFLLLLGCVTLGYSVTDPNDLKILLDFQKGLENPELLKWPANGDDPCGPPLWPHVFCSDGRVTQIQVQSMGLKGPLPQNFNQLSKLYNIGLQRNNFTGKLPTFKGLSELEFAFLDYNNFDTIPSDFFVGLSSLRVLALDSNPLNESTGWSLPSELADSVQLTNLSASSSNLAGSLPDFLGSMQSLSNLRLSYNRLSGEIPASFEKSLMSTLLLNNQEGGGMSGPIDVIASMTSLSQLWLHGNSFTGTIPENIGDLSLLRDLNLNGNKLVGLVPQSLADMPLDNLDLSNNQLMGPVPNFKAGKVSYESNPFCQSKPGVECAPEVNALLDFLGGVNYPSILTSQWSGNDPCQGSWLGLNCDSKSKVSVINLLRHNLTGTLSPSIARLDSLIEIDLGGNSIKGTIPSNFTNLNSLRLLDVSGNNLGPPLPKFRNSVKLVVDGNPLLDGGNQTHQPPSSASSPPAVSFTPPENPPRGSAPPSPSTMPFSPPSPTSISNTNQRTKLVTVGGIFAGSLLTIVLIALCLYCCFKKRKEASNPPSSIVVHPRDPSDPENIVKIAFSNNTIRSLSTQTGISSVSNTSNLTENSSLVESGNVAISVQVLRKVTDNFAQKNQLGSGGFGIVYKGELEDGTKIAVKRMEAGVMGSKAGDEFQAEIAVLSKVRHRHLVSLLGYSIEGNERLLVYEYMPQGALSMHLFHWKKLNLEPLSWMRRLSIALDVARGVEYLHSLARQTFIHRDLKSSNILLGDDFHAKVSDFGLVKLAPDREHSVATRLAGTFGYLAPEYAVMGKITTKVDVFSYGVVLMELLTGLTALDEERPEESRYLAEWFWRIKSSKEKLMAAIDPALNVNDETFESISSIAELAGHCTSRDPNHRPDMGHAVNVLVPLVEKWKPVNDESEDFYGIDYSQPLPEMLKVWQDADSTGLSNTSLSDSKGSIPARPAGFAESSTSNDGR